One Bombus vancouverensis nearcticus chromosome 7, iyBomVanc1_principal, whole genome shotgun sequence DNA window includes the following coding sequences:
- the LOC117156060 gene encoding methyltransferase-like protein 25B yields the protein MAAPTDIRCTCKVCTGIRVTIDQIFCVLDVYGWLLNSYVVDFFQDELWDKLPGSWRFALQDTPPREFGKWLSGDISCTRVWPLTLLALRQVANILQVNRDHEDPKSTLTCEFNKVITNNNDKICKTSRNDTFDKLYSQDQKFNNLFSKHIKKKKRYEIHEIAEVCAGCAYEASCKCIIDIGSGMGHLARILAFQYGLNVTCIEQDCILLQQARKWDQELLTSIRKHIPNFHQKCPQHFTAKLESSSLVESELVNRLKKLFQNEFGLSETETEFGLIGLHPCGDLAPILLKFYSSRSEAKFICIVGCCYMKLTIQSETRELKGYPLSQYLLAHKNHLLTYTALEVACHAIEKYCDKLKNGNYEDLIVHTYRAALETILVKKNEKLRHSQFRNVKVSKGMTFEQYCSVATANFDAYLQPQESDINNLEINNLLNRWEQVIIFGSLRMMLAPLVETIVLYDRFLFLSEKSLTPTLKPVFDSRLSPRNLVLMSRKNN from the exons ATGGCCGCACCTACTGACATTCGGTGCACATGTAAAGTGTGTACCGGAATTCGTGTCACGATTGACCAAATATTTTGCGTTTTAGATGTATACGGTTGGCTATTGAACTCTTATGTCGTG GATTTTTTCCAAGACGAGTTATGGGACAAATTACCGGGAAGTTGGAGGTTTGCATTACAAGATACTCCTCCTCGAGAATTCGGTAAATGGTTATCGGGAGACATCTCGTG CACACGTGTATGGCCCTTAACATTGCTTGCACTTCGTCAAGTGGCTAATATTTTGCAAGTAAATAGAGATCACGAAGATCCAAAAAGTACTTTAACTTGTGAATTCAATaaagtaataacaaataacaatGACAAAATTTGTAAAACTAGCAGAAATGATACATTTGACAAGTTATACTCCCAGGATCAGAAATTTAATAACCTGTTTTCAAAAcatataaagaagaaaaagagatacGAGATACACGAAATAGCTGAAGTATGTGCAGGCTGTGCCTACGAAGCTAGCTGTAAATGTATCATTGATATTGGATCTGGAATGGGTCATTTAGCTCGTATCCTAGCGTTCCAATATGGATTAAACGTTACTTGCATCGAACAAGATTGTATACTATTGCAACAAGCTAG GAAATGGGATCAGGAATTATTGACCTCTATAAGAAAACACATACCTAATTTCCATCAAAAGTGTCCTCAACATTTTACAGCTAAATTAGAATCTTCGAGTTTAGTAGAATCAGAGTTAGTTAAtcgattaaaaaaattgtttcagaATGAATTCGGTTTAAGCGAAACAGAAACTGAATTTGGTCTTATAGGACTTCATCCTTGTGGTGATCTAGCTCCTATATTATTGAAGTTTTACTCATCTAGAAGCGAAGCCAAATTTATTTGTATCGTAGGATGTTGTTATATGAAACTAACGATACA ATCAGAGACAAGAGAATTAAAGGGTTATCCACTTAGCCAGTATCTGTTAGCACATAAAAATCATTTGTTAACTTATACAGCATTAGAAGTAGCTTGCCAcgctattgaaaaatattgtgacaaattaaagaatggaaattatgaagatttaata GTACACACTTATAGAGCAGCTTTAGAAActattttagtaaaaaaaaatgaaaaattgcgtCATAGTCAATTCAGGAATGTTAAAGTATCGAAAGGAATGACATTTGAACA GTATTGTAGCGTAGCTACTGCAAATTTTGACGCTTATTTGCAGCCGCAAGAATCTGATATTAATAACTTAGAAATAAATAACCTGTTAAATCGGTGGGAACAAGTTATAATATTTGGATCGCTTCGAATGATGTTGGCGCCATTAGTGGAAACCATAGTGCTGTATGACAGATTTCTATTTCTGTCCGAAAAAAGTTTGACACCAACACTGAAACCGGTGTTCGATAGTAGATTGTCACCTCGAAATTTAGTATTAATGTCTAGGAAAAATAACTAG